The Lentisphaera araneosa HTCC2155 genome includes the window AGGCCGTTAAGAAGCCGCTCTGATGAAATTTATGTTCAGCAGTGATAATATGGTTTTCGGCGTGAGGTGGAATATGGATTTTCTTGCTATAGGCAGATTTGACTTCAAGGATGTGCTTAGGTGGCTCGTCGTAGAAGTCAAAAACTAGTGATACTTGGTCCTCAACTGGAGTGCCATTGGGAGTGTAGTGAAGTTGGATGATGAGGTAGGAATCCTTAGGTAGAAGTTTACCCATGCCTTCAGGGTAAGTTTGTGTTGAGGTTCCAGGAACGTATCCGGAGAAGTAGCCTCTAATGGCATTGACGTTTTTTTGGTTTTTGTTTTTGGTCACAAAGGATAAAGCGTGATGAAGAACCTGTGGGTTTTCAGTTCTCGTTTCAATAGATCTCACCCACTTATCTTCTGTAATGGGGATTTTTACCATGACATGCTCATAGTCCATAAAACCTTCTGCCTTGACCTTGACTTTAGGGAACTTAACTATGAGGTCGGGATTGGTGATGTCACCTTCACTTGACCAGTTTTTAGGAGCCGGGGCATGAGCTATGTCTCCTTCAGGACTTCCTGATTTGAGCCAGTTCAGCAGCGTTTCTTTTTCTCTTGGTGATAAATCGAAGTTGTGGAGCCAGGGACCGCCTTCTTCTGCAAACCAGGGTGGCATTAAACCTTTAGTAAGCACATAATCAATCATTTTTCCGCGACGTTTAGCCTGGGAATAGCTCATGAGTTTAAAGGGACCGACGCCTCCCTCTCTGTGACATTGCTGACATTTATTTTGTAGGATTCTGGCAACATCTTTGTGGTAAGTGATTTCCTGTTTCTGTTTTACTTCATCCGCACTAACCATGCAGCCGGGAGCTTCCGTAAGCGCATAGGTTATATTTCTGCCTTGAATCACGGCTTTGAGAGCATCTTTCAAATAATGATTTTCAGGCTGCTTTTTGGTGATGTTGATGCCATACTGATCGTCAAAAGCTCCCCTGTAGAGCAGAGTTCCTTTATTATCGATGACAAAGTTTTCGCAAGTCGTTTTTACATTGAGAGTTTGAATAAATAACTCGTTGTTATCATTGAGAAGTTGCCCTGTGTACTGACGTTTTTGAAACTGTTGCGCCACTTCCTCGGTACTTTCTAGGTCATTAATATAAACGTGTTGAAACTTGAGTTCGGGAAACTCCTGTTCAAGTCTTTTTATCTTCGGAGAAATCTTGAGGGCTAGGGGGCAATCAAAGTCAAATATGCTAATGACGGTGAGTGGACTCTCTTTGCAGTAAAGATCCAGCTCCTGCCCATTGGCATCTTTGAGTTTAATATTTTCGATATAAGTCCCGACCTGATTTTCAAAAAGGTCTGTTTGTGGTTTTACCGCCCATCTTTCGATGCTGTAAGAGCTTATTCCAAAGCAGCCCACAAGTAAAATAAAAAAGTTTTTCAGTAGTTTCATCTTGCTTCCAGTTTAGTTGGTTTGAACTGTTGAACGCAAGTACTTTTAAATTTTGGACTCCTTTCGGGAAAATAATGTAAATTATTTAATCTGTTCCTTAAAAGCTTTTAATTAAGCCTTAAAGTTTTCCATTTTTCCCGTTTCGGCAGCAGGGCGGCAGCGCTCGATGAGTTCGGCCTGTTCTTTGCTGGAGAGCGGCTTGAAGTTCCAGATGTTTTTCAGGTTATCGTGGATTTGCTGAGGTTCATCGACGCCACTCACCAGGGTTGAAATGGGTAGAGATAGGGCAAAGTGGTGAGCCTGAGCAATGCTGACTTTATTGGGGATGACACTTGGGACGTCCTTATAGCGGCGACCTGATTTACCATTACCGAAAAAGCCACCATTACAGAGTGACTTCATAGCAAGAATTCCCATTTTTCTCTCTGTCATGGTTTTCATAGTGCTGTTGATAAAACTCTTGTAGGATGGATCAGCCAGGTTGATGGGCATGAGGCAGGCCTCAATTTCGGGTAGATTTTTATTGAGAAGGTGAACGTGAGCTTCAAAATCTCTATGCCCAGTGAAACCTATGTGTTTGATCTTACCTTTCTTTTTATATTCTATTAAAAGATCAAGAACACCATTTTTGAGACGGTTATCCACATCTGATGGACTGCCAATACTATGGATCATAAAGAGGTCGATGACATCGACTTTTAGACTTTCGAATGATTGATCTAAGTGTTTTTGTAGTTGAGCACTATTTTTAGCCATGCTCTTACTCATGATTTCTACCTGCTTGCCGTATTTCGGAGTGAGAAACTTCCCATAATGTCGCTCACTTTTACCGCCTTGATAAATATTTGCGGTATCAAAAAAGCGCACACCTTGCTTGATAGCATTTTCAATGATGCCTTGTGCGCCGAGTTCAGTCTGTCGGCCCACATGCCAACCGCCGACCGTGTAGACTGTTGGATTTAAAGATGTTTTGCCAAGCTTTCTACGAGGAAGCACTTTACCAAATTGATCATTTTCTGAACTTGAGTCCTCGTAGGCTTGAGTACTTCCTGCCAACATCAGTGCTGAAGAAAGTTGCGCGGAACGGCTAATGAACTGGCGTCGAGAATAAGACATGGAAAACATCCTTTTAAGATTGAAAGCTTTAAGAAAATTATTTTAATGAATTAAGCTAAGTCATTTAGCATTAATAAACAAGAAATATTTTTCCGAGTTACATAAAGCCTATGCTTTTTTATCAAAAAGTACCTTCTCGAATATGCAGAAACTAAAAAGGCGTGACTTTAGGGATAAAATCACCTTTGAAGATGAATCCTTTTGAGGATGGATTTGCGAATCTTTTGAATGCGGTTCTTGTATGAGAATTTAAGAGATAAAACGAGGATTATTAATGAAGTATGTATTATTAATGTTTTTAGCTTTTTCGCTAAATGCCAAAGATCTAAAAGAAGATATTGATGATTGGTTAGCGGGACGAAAAATTCAGATATTAAAAACCACTGTAAAAGATTTTTGGCCCGACAAAACTGAGAAAAAAGAAGAGCGCATTACTTTAGCCAAAGTAGAGAATCAAAAGATTTTAATTGATACCAATGAAGAATTAGCCGTCTTAGTAAAAGTTCCAGGACTCAAAGAAATTGGCAAAGGTCGTACGGATGGAGTTGTAGTAACGAGTTTTAAATATAAGCATGATGGCAAAAGCTTACGCATTTTAGCTGTTTTTGAGTACAAGAAAGCCCTAACAAAAAGGACTTTAAGTCAAGTTACTTTTAAAACGAGTCATGTCCAAGAAAGTAAAGTTCGTTACGCGATCATCCCCTCTCAGCCCTAAGGATTTGGTGTTTTCATTCAGTGTTTTTTACTAGTTAAACTTATCAAAATCGACCAATTCACCAAACTTCTGTAAGAAAAGTTAGTTCTTAATGAACTAGCTTTTTTTGTGCTCATTATAGCAATAGTTCGAAATTTAAGTCACTAATGGCTGTTAAGGTCTGTAGTACTTTTGGTATTTATCTTTATAAAATCTTCTTTTTTTGAGTCACATGTTTTATTTTAAGGACAATTTATGTGAAAGCTGTCCATCTGTGGTCTGTTGGAACGAAAGAGGATGAAAGAACTTAATTAAAATAGGAATGAATCATGACAGAAATTAATCGTAGAAATTTTTTTAAAGGCGCAAGTGCAATTACTGCAGGATCATTCCTTTCAGTTTCATGTGAGAGCAAAAAAGAAGTTTCAGCTCAAGCTCAAGAAGAAGGTCTATTGTTTGATCTGTCTTTAGCTCAATGGTCGCTTCATAGAAAGTTGAAAGCAAAAGAATTAAATAATCTTCAATTTCCTGAGTTTACCAAAAAAACTTTTGATATTAATGCAGTCGAATACGTCAATAAATTCTTTCAAAGTACGGATAAGAATTATTTACGAGGCCTTAAGCAGCGTTGCGATGACAATGGAGTCAAGAGTTTACTGATTATGTGCGATGGTCTTGGTCAGCTCGGTGATGCTAATGAACAAAAGAGAAAACTTGCCGTAGAGAAACACTATGCTTGGGTGGAAGCAGCTAAGTATTTGGGCTGTCATTCTATTCGTGTCAATGCACGTTCTCAAGGTTCATATCTTGAACAGATGGAACTAGCGACTGATGGTTTAAGTTCTCTATCTCAATTTGCCTCAGATTATAATATTAATGTAATAGTTGAAAATCATGGAGGCTTATCTTCTAACGGTCAATGGCTTTCTGGTGTTATGCGAAAAGTGAATATGCCCAATTGTGGTACACTTCCAGATTTTGGTAATTTCAAAGAATATGATCGTTATAAAGGTGTGAGAGAGCTTATGCCTTATGCTAAAGGTGTAAGTGCAAAAAGTCATGATTTTGATAATGAAGGCAATGAAATCAATACTGATTATCATAGAATTATGAATTTAGTAATAAAATCAGGCTATCGCGGTCATGTGGGTATTGAGTATGAGGGTAAGAAATTAGGTGAAATTGAAGGTATCAAGATGACGCGTGATTTGCTTATTAAATTACGCACTGATTTTAGCAAAACATATTCAGTTTAGGGTGACTTTATGATGAAGTTTACTGATAAATTTCTGAGGCTAACTTCCTTAGCTTTGATGCTTGGAATGAGCTTGCAGGCTAAGAGTCCTAAGGATTACGAAAAAGCCGAAGCTCAGAAGATGAAGAATTTTAAAATGCCTGAAGGTTTTAAGGCACGTTTATGGGCAGATAAATCTCAAATCACGAATCCCATGGCGATTGCTTTTGATTCGAAGGGACGCCTACTGGTTACGGAGATTCACCGTTGGCGTTTTGGTGTGGATGATATCCGTCACCGTCCCTACATGCTTTTAGATGATATCCTGATTCAATCGAGTGAAGATCGCTTGGCGATGTATGAAAAACATTATGATAAGCACCCTGAATCACATTACACTGCCAAGCAAGATATTATTAAAGTCCTCGAGGATACAAATGGCGATGGCCGTGCGGATAGCGCAAAAGTATTTGCCGATGGTTTTAACGATATCCTTGATGGCCCAGGTCTCGGCATTATTGAACGTGATGGTAAAGTGTATTACACCAATATTCCTCATTTGTGGATGATGGAAGATACAAATGGCGATGGTTTATCGGACAAAAGAACTTCTCTACAGGACGGCTTTGGGATTCGCATGAGTTATTCCGGTCATGATATGCACGGTCTGTCTTGGGGACCAGATGGGAAACTCTATTGGTCGATTGGTGATCGCGGTTTTAGCTTCACAACTAAAGAAGGCAAGAAGTTTCACGGTCCCAATGAAGGAGCTGTCTTTCGTTGTGATCCTGATGGTTCTAACTTAGAAGTTTTTTACGATCGTTTGCGTAATCCGCAGGAGTTGGTTTTCGATGATTACGGCAACCTTTTTACGGCGGATAACGATTCTGATAAAGGTGATTTGGAACGTATCAATTATCTTGTGGAAGGTGGAGATTCGGGCTGGCATGCAGGTCATCAAAATCTCTTGGCTTTTGCTTCTAAATTAAACTTTCGTTCTTACGATTACGCTGAAAAAAAGTCTTTAAATAGTTCCTGGATGACCGAGCGCCTCTTTTATGCCAATGATGAGAATCAACCGGCCTATGTCATGCCGACAATAGGTCAGATTCAGGGCGGCCCGTCGGGCTTTCTCTACAATCCATCTAATTCACTAGGCGATAAATACGATAATAAGTTCTTTGTGAATATTTTTAGAGGCGGTGTACCCAGAACGAATATCTCTATGTTTGATGTGGAAGAGGCTGGTGCGGGCTTTAAGATGATTAATCTCGAAGATTTCTTTGTGGGCTGCAATATGGTGGATATGGATTTTGGACCCGATGGCAAAATGTATGTTTCCGAGTTCAATAATGGTGGCTACCTCAATCGTGACGAAGGCAATATTTTTACCTTGGAAGTGCCCGGAGAGACGGATAAAGCCGAGGTGCGTGAGAATGAAAAAATCCTCACAAGTGACTTTACTTTAAAAACCAGTAATGAGCTTTATTCGCTACTCGCAAGAGATCATCAGCAAATTAGGCTTCGAGCTCAATTTGAACTGGCCAAGAGGAATGATGCCGCAAAGCTTTTTGCGAAAGCCGCAAAAGATCAGTCAGCGCCACAGCTTCAACGTGTTCATGGTGTTTGGGGGCTCGGTATGCTGGCGAATAAAGATCGTTCGCTTCTCGCTCAATTGAAAAATCTTTTGTTGAATGATTCAGATGATCAAGTGAGAGCGCAGTGCGCACGAGTTCTAGGTGATCACCGAGATTCTTCCGCGCTAAAAGAAATGATCCAAGCACTTGAAGACAAGTTTCCTCGAACAGCAATGTACGCAGGCATTGGTCTCGGTCGCATTGCGGACGCATCTGCGATTCCCGCAATCATTGAAGCTCAGCGTAAAAATGCAGGTAAAGACCGCTTCCTCCAACATGGCTTGATGATGGGGCTCGCGGGCATGAAAGATTCTAATTCTTATGTGAAGTATGCCCAAGACTCTTCTCCTGCAGTTCGTATGATCGTTCTTCTCGCCATGAGAAAAAATTTAGATCCAGCAATTCAGGTTTTCTTAAAAGATAGCGATATGAA containing:
- a CDS encoding PVC-type heme-binding CxxCH protein encodes the protein MMKFTDKFLRLTSLALMLGMSLQAKSPKDYEKAEAQKMKNFKMPEGFKARLWADKSQITNPMAIAFDSKGRLLVTEIHRWRFGVDDIRHRPYMLLDDILIQSSEDRLAMYEKHYDKHPESHYTAKQDIIKVLEDTNGDGRADSAKVFADGFNDILDGPGLGIIERDGKVYYTNIPHLWMMEDTNGDGLSDKRTSLQDGFGIRMSYSGHDMHGLSWGPDGKLYWSIGDRGFSFTTKEGKKFHGPNEGAVFRCDPDGSNLEVFYDRLRNPQELVFDDYGNLFTADNDSDKGDLERINYLVEGGDSGWHAGHQNLLAFASKLNFRSYDYAEKKSLNSSWMTERLFYANDENQPAYVMPTIGQIQGGPSGFLYNPSNSLGDKYDNKFFVNIFRGGVPRTNISMFDVEEAGAGFKMINLEDFFVGCNMVDMDFGPDGKMYVSEFNNGGYLNRDEGNIFTLEVPGETDKAEVRENEKILTSDFTLKTSNELYSLLARDHQQIRLRAQFELAKRNDAAKLFAKAAKDQSAPQLQRVHGVWGLGMLANKDRSLLAQLKNLLLNDSDDQVRAQCARVLGDHRDSSALKEMIQALEDKFPRTAMYAGIGLGRIADASAIPAIIEAQRKNAGKDRFLQHGLMMGLAGMKDSNSYVKYAQDSSPAVRMIVLLAMRKNLDPAIQVFLKDSDMKVRYEAMRAINDRVIEGGAQEALAKLLLDLPKPQNKVDELMHLRLINANFYLGDKASAERLLKYAARQDLSESMTQEAVAALQAWDDKAPLDNTTGLPREYKLERQDIKQVLHAQLGELFKVAKGKLLAQVNRLATRCKFPVTSEILVAHLNNVALIDEVRLGAFQALHERQELKTPSVIKLLNDKSIAIRLKALRVLNDLDASKAQVEAGRISQKGQVQERQLAYDLMAKSSVNDAILLKQVDLATEGKGDREALLEILNSSRTKTSEAFKSKLATYDAKMAAGKNTDKFAYAIEGGDMNQGRDVFFNHGAAQCLRCHKVNGFGADVGPDLTLMGKMYDRRYLLEAIVDPGAAVAPGYGITSVTTNDGKTHSGTYMGENKAVVKVKGADGKVTAYQRSKIKTMMPPVSPMPPMHMLMKPEELRDVVAYLKSLDTPLKKKKKKDKSAH
- a CDS encoding aldo/keto reductase, encoding MSYSRRQFISRSAQLSSALMLAGSTQAYEDSSSENDQFGKVLPRRKLGKTSLNPTVYTVGGWHVGRQTELGAQGIIENAIKQGVRFFDTANIYQGGKSERHYGKFLTPKYGKQVEIMSKSMAKNSAQLQKHLDQSFESLKVDVIDLFMIHSIGSPSDVDNRLKNGVLDLLIEYKKKGKIKHIGFTGHRDFEAHVHLLNKNLPEIEACLMPINLADPSYKSFINSTMKTMTERKMGILAMKSLCNGGFFGNGKSGRRYKDVPSVIPNKVSIAQAHHFALSLPISTLVSGVDEPQQIHDNLKNIWNFKPLSSKEQAELIERCRPAAETGKMENFKA
- a CDS encoding sugar phosphate isomerase/epimerase family protein is translated as MTEINRRNFFKGASAITAGSFLSVSCESKKEVSAQAQEEGLLFDLSLAQWSLHRKLKAKELNNLQFPEFTKKTFDINAVEYVNKFFQSTDKNYLRGLKQRCDDNGVKSLLIMCDGLGQLGDANEQKRKLAVEKHYAWVEAAKYLGCHSIRVNARSQGSYLEQMELATDGLSSLSQFASDYNINVIVENHGGLSSNGQWLSGVMRKVNMPNCGTLPDFGNFKEYDRYKGVRELMPYAKGVSAKSHDFDNEGNEINTDYHRIMNLVIKSGYRGHVGIEYEGKKLGEIEGIKMTRDLLIKLRTDFSKTYSV